A region from the Lentisphaera profundi genome encodes:
- a CDS encoding nicotinamide-nucleotide amidohydrolase family protein, whose amino-acid sequence MKTHAIFTGSELLSGQTLNSNLITLGMKWNEMGWRLESSSTIPDETQLIKKTLLTAMENHELVIICGGLGATSDDITRRAVADALKLKINYSEKIRTELEEFMAQRQRTPQEQWLKNQSEHIESAKLLNNSTGLAYGQIIKYGSKLIALLPGPPSEFSPMLNDELVALINSKKSFTQLNYIIAGETESSVERRCSPIKEEYPQIDFGFCAQPGLVKLSLRIPQNIEVQEVEKLCKSNFKQEILNKPSLAEEILHLARSKKWTFASAESCTGGLVSSALTAIPGSSDVVSGAIVSYSCDWKNLHLKVKKSLLKKFGAVSHECAYAMAEGLRNKYKVDCGIAITGIAGPDGGSEEKQVGLVYIASFTPTAIKVEKCVFRGDRNMIRQHSVSHSLNQLRLQIKQK is encoded by the coding sequence TTGAAAACCCACGCAATTTTCACTGGTAGCGAACTCCTATCAGGACAAACTCTCAATTCAAATCTTATCACGCTAGGAATGAAATGGAATGAAATGGGATGGAGACTTGAGTCAAGCAGTACCATTCCTGATGAAACTCAATTAATCAAAAAAACTCTCCTTACTGCCATGGAGAATCATGAACTCGTCATCATCTGCGGAGGCCTTGGTGCCACCAGCGATGACATCACTCGACGTGCCGTAGCAGATGCTTTAAAGCTAAAGATCAATTATTCTGAAAAAATTCGAACTGAACTAGAAGAGTTCATGGCACAGCGCCAACGCACTCCTCAAGAACAGTGGCTCAAAAATCAATCCGAACACATCGAATCGGCCAAGCTCCTCAATAATAGTACAGGCCTCGCCTATGGCCAAATAATTAAATACGGCTCGAAACTTATCGCCCTGCTACCTGGTCCTCCCTCAGAATTCAGTCCTATGCTAAACGATGAACTTGTTGCTTTAATTAATAGTAAAAAAAGCTTCACACAACTCAACTATATTATTGCAGGCGAAACAGAATCTTCCGTTGAACGACGCTGCTCCCCCATAAAAGAAGAATACCCTCAAATAGATTTTGGCTTTTGCGCTCAACCAGGCTTAGTTAAACTCTCTTTGCGAATACCGCAAAATATTGAAGTTCAAGAAGTAGAGAAACTCTGTAAGTCTAATTTTAAACAAGAAATACTCAATAAACCAAGCCTCGCAGAAGAAATCCTCCATCTTGCACGTAGCAAAAAATGGACCTTCGCATCTGCAGAATCATGCACCGGCGGCCTTGTCAGCTCTGCTCTCACTGCTATTCCAGGTAGTTCTGATGTTGTTTCAGGAGCCATTGTTAGCTACTCGTGCGACTGGAAAAACCTTCACCTAAAAGTAAAAAAGTCTTTGCTCAAAAAATTCGGTGCGGTGAGCCATGAATGCGCTTACGCCATGGCCGAAGGCCTTCGCAACAAATACAAAGTCGATTGTGGCATTGCTATTACAGGCATCGCTGGTCCCGATGGAGGATCAGAAGAAAAACAAGTAGGACTCGTATACATCGCAAGTTTCACTCCAACGGCAATCAAGGTAGAAAAATGTGTTTTTCGCGGAGACCGCAACATGATCAGACAACACAGTGTCAGCCACTCTCTAAATCAGCTGCGCTTACAAATTAAACAGAAATAA